A single Halarcobacter anaerophilus DNA region contains:
- the yddG gene encoding aromatic amino acid exporter YddG, whose translation MNQAHIRGNILGLATIFLWSTLALFTVLSGNIPPFELLSISFFIASFIGLVMLKKQKKSFKDLFKIPLKIYFIGIYGLFGYHFFYFVAIKNAPAVEANLLNYLWPLLIVVFSAFLPNERLRWFHILGTLLALCGAFLLVSKGSSLDFEEEFTKGYTSAIVAALIWSSYSVISKTLKHIPTYAVAGFCLLTAILSLIAHLALEETVIPSYSQLFASIMLGLGPVGGAFYLWDYAVKNGDIKILGSLAYLAPLLSTLILVFIGISDLTVSVILACIFIILGSIVSSKEYINTIKRFFIKS comes from the coding sequence TTGAATCAAGCACATATAAGAGGTAATATTTTAGGTTTAGCAACAATATTTTTGTGGTCAACCTTAGCTTTATTTACGGTACTCTCAGGTAATATTCCCCCTTTTGAATTACTCTCAATCTCTTTTTTTATTGCATCATTTATCGGTTTAGTTATGTTAAAAAAACAGAAAAAATCTTTTAAGGATTTATTTAAAATTCCTCTAAAAATATATTTTATCGGTATTTACGGACTTTTCGGTTATCACTTTTTTTATTTTGTAGCTATTAAAAATGCTCCCGCTGTTGAGGCAAATTTATTAAATTATCTTTGGCCTTTGTTAATTGTTGTTTTTTCTGCATTTTTACCCAATGAAAGACTTAGATGGTTCCACATTTTAGGAACCTTGTTAGCTTTATGCGGAGCTTTCTTACTTGTATCAAAAGGTTCTAGTCTGGATTTTGAAGAAGAGTTTACAAAAGGATATACTTCTGCAATCGTTGCAGCATTAATTTGGTCATCATATTCCGTAATTTCGAAAACTTTAAAACATATACCAACTTATGCGGTTGCCGGATTTTGTCTTCTTACTGCAATTCTTTCTTTAATAGCTCATTTAGCTTTGGAAGAGACTGTTATTCCCTCTTATTCTCAGCTTTTTGCTTCTATTATGCTAGGACTTGGACCTGTAGGAGGAGCATTTTATTTATGGGATTATGCGGTAAAAAACGGAGATATTAAAATTTTGGGTTCATTAGCTTATTTAGCTCCCCTTTTATCTACTTTAATATTAGTTTTTATCGGAATTTCAGATCTTACCGTTTCCGTAATCTTAGCTTGTATTTTTATAATTTTAGGTTCAATAGTAAGTTCAAAAGAGTATATAAATACAATAAAAAGATTTTTTATTAAATCTTAA
- a CDS encoding YiiD C-terminal domain-containing protein codes for MLNELEKKLHSEIPLTKYMQLKVKELNENFLITKAPLNPNINDKSTAFAGSLSTLVTISAWSICYLKLKEMGFDNCMIAVIKSDTAYRAPVTKDLICETKVPTVEQLNLLKRKLEEKKSGSIKIESKIVQDDKLCVEYKGVYVVKI; via the coding sequence ATGCTTAATGAGTTAGAAAAAAAATTACATTCGGAAATTCCTTTGACAAAATATATGCAATTGAAGGTAAAAGAATTAAATGAAAATTTCCTTATAACAAAAGCCCCTCTTAATCCTAATATAAATGATAAAAGTACTGCATTTGCAGGTAGTTTAAGTACTTTGGTTACTATTTCTGCTTGGAGTATATGTTACTTAAAACTCAAAGAGATGGGATTTGATAATTGTATGATTGCCGTTATTAAAAGCGACACGGCATACAGAGCTCCTGTTACAAAAGATTTAATCTGTGAAACAAAAGTTCCTACAGTAGAGCAACTAAATCTTTTAAAAAGAAAGTTAGAAGAGAAAAAAAGCGGTTCAATAAAAATAGAATCAAAAATAGTTCAAGACGATAAATTGTGCGTTGAGTACAAAGGGGTATATGTCGTTAAGATTTAA